One segment of Paraburkholderia sp. PGU19 DNA contains the following:
- the tagH gene encoding type VI secretion system-associated FHA domain protein TagH: MNDPILSLRVARFNDEPVAEPIAVEFGPTGGTIGRATDCTLVLPDQQRAISRVHARIEFRGGEYLLCDLGSNPSVLNQRALGGTREARLANGDRLVIGTYLLEVTIAERVPGARSVTGLPDPLAAVKVLGGPLPADAQGDPFGLGSLDPLGQPAFGERAGIASGPRYAGSESDHVAPEFQAFSAPVAAPRAPAPASAPPIVPSAATPSPSGIPADYDPLADVLAQWEKPAQPGGVHTSPLFAPSPSAPSNPSAFASNVAPAHAPPPPVPASQTGPTGLPKSLLDGPGGGAATPFDDLLAPSAAPLIPEDLTEIAPASSLPDAAPPPARVAPAPAPAPAQPAVQQPSPVQREPEPAPAAMAAPNATASTPAAQPEPVPPRGPIANGDAFAALLEGLGLDPSRAPNLPPAELARLVGTMLREALRGTMAVLRARSMTRREARLDVTLIVARDNNPLKFFPDVDSALAQMLTGRGAGYLPPAEALERAFDDIESHELAVIVGMRAGLAEVLGRFDPASIEAQLKAGGVIDKVLSNRKAKLWDLFVDRQADVAREAEDDFQRLFGKAFNDAYEAQIDALHAARKRGKTDPSSHH, encoded by the coding sequence GTGAACGATCCGATTCTTTCGTTGCGCGTCGCGCGCTTCAATGACGAGCCGGTCGCCGAGCCGATCGCGGTCGAATTCGGCCCGACAGGCGGGACGATTGGCCGCGCGACCGATTGCACGCTGGTGTTGCCCGACCAGCAGCGCGCGATTTCGCGCGTGCATGCGCGGATCGAATTCCGTGGCGGCGAGTATTTGTTGTGCGATCTGGGCAGCAACCCGAGCGTGCTGAACCAGCGGGCGCTGGGCGGCACGCGCGAGGCGCGGCTCGCGAACGGTGACCGTCTGGTGATCGGCACCTATCTGCTCGAAGTGACGATTGCGGAACGCGTGCCGGGCGCGCGCAGCGTGACGGGCCTGCCCGACCCGCTGGCGGCGGTGAAAGTGCTAGGCGGACCGTTGCCGGCCGATGCGCAAGGCGACCCGTTTGGCCTTGGCTCGCTCGATCCTCTCGGACAGCCCGCGTTTGGCGAACGCGCGGGGATTGCGTCGGGGCCGCGCTACGCGGGCTCTGAAAGCGATCACGTCGCGCCGGAGTTTCAGGCGTTCTCCGCGCCTGTGGCGGCGCCGCGAGCGCCTGCGCCTGCCTCTGCGCCGCCCATCGTGCCCAGTGCGGCGACACCGTCGCCCTCCGGTATTCCCGCTGATTACGATCCGCTCGCGGACGTGCTCGCACAATGGGAAAAGCCGGCGCAGCCGGGCGGCGTGCACACGTCGCCGCTGTTTGCTCCGTCGCCGTCTGCGCCGTCCAATCCGTCCGCGTTTGCGTCGAACGTTGCGCCAGCGCACGCACCCCCGCCGCCGGTTCCCGCGTCGCAAACCGGGCCCACTGGCTTGCCCAAAAGCCTGCTCGATGGTCCGGGCGGTGGCGCTGCAACGCCGTTCGATGATCTGCTTGCGCCATCGGCAGCCCCACTCATTCCGGAAGATCTCACCGAGATCGCGCCGGCTTCTTCGTTGCCTGATGCTGCACCGCCGCCTGCTCGCGTCGCGCCCGCACCTGCGCCTGCTCCCGCACAGCCAGCGGTGCAGCAACCATCGCCCGTGCAACGCGAACCCGAGCCGGCCCCCGCTGCGATGGCCGCCCCAAACGCAACCGCCTCCACGCCAGCCGCCCAGCCTGAACCCGTGCCGCCGCGTGGCCCGATTGCGAATGGCGACGCGTTCGCGGCGCTGCTCGAAGGGCTTGGCCTCGATCCTTCGCGCGCGCCGAACCTGCCACCCGCCGAACTCGCGCGACTGGTCGGCACGATGCTGCGCGAGGCGCTGCGCGGCACGATGGCCGTGCTGCGCGCCCGTTCGATGACGCGTCGCGAAGCGCGCCTCGACGTCACGCTGATTGTCGCGCGCGACAACAATCCGCTGAAATTTTTCCCCGATGTCGACAGCGCGCTCGCGCAGATGCTCACGGGCCGCGGCGCCGGTTATCTGCCGCCCGCCGAAGCGCTGGAGCGCGCGTTCGACGACATCGAGTCGCACGAACTGGCCGTGATCGTCGGCATGCGCGCGGGGTTGGCCGAAGTGCTCGGCCGTTTCGATCCCGCCAGCATCGAAGCGCAGTTGAAAGCGGGCGGGGTGATCGACAAGGTGTTGTCGAACCGCAAGGCGAAACTGTGGGACCTGTTCGTCGACAGACAGGCAGACGTCGCGCGCGAAGCAGAAGACGATTTTCAGAGACTGTTCGGCAAGGCGTTCAACGATGCGTACGAAGCGCAGATCGACGCGCTGCACGCCGCGCGCAAGCGCGGCAAGACGGACCCCAGTAGCCACCACTAG
- a CDS encoding contractile injection system protein, VgrG/Pvc8 family has translation MTSQATDRHVTVSCAPAGSDLLFLRLTGHEELGRLSEFHLDLLSTSNDLKPGDLLGQDISVAIDLPSEGERQINGIVTAFRLLAPGDKTRNRMARYEAMVRPGCGCSRAHRTAASFTR, from the coding sequence ATGACCAGCCAAGCCACCGACCGACACGTCACCGTCAGTTGCGCCCCTGCCGGCAGCGACCTGCTGTTTCTGCGCCTGACGGGCCATGAGGAGCTGGGCCGGTTGAGCGAGTTTCATCTGGACCTGCTCAGCACGAGCAACGACCTGAAGCCGGGCGACCTGCTCGGCCAGGACATCTCGGTGGCGATCGACTTGCCGTCCGAAGGCGAGCGGCAGATCAACGGCATCGTCACCGCATTTCGCCTCCTTGCGCCCGGCGACAAGACCCGCAACCGGATGGCCCGCTACGAAGCGATGGTACGGCCCGGCTGTGGCTGCTCACGCGCGCATCGCACTGCCGCTTCTTTCACGAGATGA
- the tssI gene encoding type VI secretion system tip protein TssI/VgrG produces MAGGLFKLQEHACDAQNHDYLVVSAEYEINSDTYVSNDNDHRALPFFDCSFTALRKENQFRAERITPRPVVAGPQTAMVVGPDGDEILTDKYGRIKVQFHWEQFAPPSDSSERMKRCWVRVSHSWAGKRWGTFFIPRIGQEVLVDFIEGDPDRPLVTGCVYNANTMPPYDLPANSALSTLKSNSTKGGGGFNEMRFDDTKGSEQLFFHAEKDHETWIKNDTLANVGNDRHLKVTGNEFIAVTGARHDAVTGDRNAKVDGNDSLNVSQKLQEKVGMDYAMDAGMNVHIKAGMNVVIEAGVSITLKAGGAFVVVGPASVAVSGTPILLNSGGSAGSGSGSSPTAPTAPKDADDGTKKLKS; encoded by the coding sequence ATGGCCGGGGGGCTTTTCAAGCTGCAGGAACATGCGTGCGATGCGCAGAATCACGACTACCTGGTGGTCAGCGCCGAGTACGAAATCAACTCGGACACCTACGTCTCGAATGATAACGATCACCGCGCGCTGCCATTCTTCGATTGCAGCTTCACCGCGCTGCGCAAGGAGAACCAGTTCCGCGCCGAACGCATCACGCCGCGCCCCGTCGTCGCGGGCCCGCAGACCGCGATGGTGGTCGGCCCCGACGGCGACGAGATCCTGACTGACAAGTATGGCCGCATCAAGGTGCAGTTTCACTGGGAGCAGTTCGCGCCGCCGTCCGATAGCAGTGAACGGATGAAGCGCTGCTGGGTGCGCGTGTCGCACAGTTGGGCGGGCAAGCGCTGGGGCACGTTCTTCATTCCGCGCATCGGCCAGGAAGTGCTGGTCGATTTCATCGAAGGCGATCCGGACCGGCCGCTCGTCACGGGCTGTGTGTACAACGCGAACACGATGCCGCCCTACGACCTGCCGGCCAACTCCGCGCTCTCGACGCTGAAGAGCAACTCGACCAAAGGCGGCGGCGGGTTCAACGAAATGCGCTTCGACGACACGAAGGGCAGCGAGCAACTGTTCTTTCACGCGGAGAAAGACCACGAAACGTGGATCAAGAACGATACGCTGGCGAATGTCGGCAACGACCGGCATCTGAAGGTCACCGGCAACGAATTCATCGCGGTGACGGGTGCCCGGCACGACGCCGTGACGGGTGACCGGAACGCAAAAGTGGACGGCAACGATTCGCTGAACGTCAGCCAGAAGCTGCAGGAAAAAGTCGGCATGGACTACGCGATGGATGCGGGCATGAATGTGCATATCAAAGCCGGCATGAATGTCGTGATTGAAGCGGGCGTCAGTATTACGCTAAAGGCAGGCGGCGCGTTCGTGGTGGTGGGGCCAGCGAGCGTCGCGGTATCGGGGACGCCGATCCTGTTGAATTCCGGCGGTTCGGCCGGCTCCGGCAGCGGCTCGTCGCCGACCGCGCCGACCGCGCCGAAGGACGCCGACGATGGCACGAAGAAGCTCAAATCATGA
- a CDS encoding DUF4280 domain-containing protein: protein MPQQVSMGATLQCSFGAAPSTLVVLPVNRVMGEGPPAANIMDHVPLVNIMPFGVCSSLANPTVAAATTAALGVLTPMPCVPATMSPWVTGAPTVLLGNQPSLDNVSKCMCNWGGVVTIVNPATVKTMIP from the coding sequence ATGCCGCAACAAGTCAGCATGGGCGCGACGCTGCAGTGCTCGTTCGGCGCAGCGCCGTCGACGCTCGTCGTCCTGCCGGTGAATCGCGTGATGGGTGAGGGGCCGCCCGCGGCCAACATCATGGACCACGTGCCGCTGGTCAATATCATGCCGTTCGGCGTGTGCAGCTCGCTAGCCAACCCGACGGTGGCCGCCGCAACGACGGCCGCGCTCGGCGTGCTGACACCGATGCCGTGCGTGCCCGCGACGATGTCGCCATGGGTGACGGGCGCACCGACCGTGCTGCTCGGCAATCAGCCGTCGCTCGACAACGTATCGAAGTGCATGTGCAACTGGGGCGGCGTGGTCACGATCGTCAACCCGGCCACCGTCAAGACGATGATTCCGTGA
- the tssG gene encoding type VI secretion system baseplate subunit TssG has translation MPNALTLLRELEAHAYRFDFFQALRLIENAHRDKPRIGESLRPRDDAVRFSQEPELIFHPTTLGAFWPSHDGHAARLAVNFFGLMGPHGPMPVHLTEYVRDRARNANDPTFARFLDIFHHRMVSLFYRAWANAQPTVSLDRPERDRFSVYVGSTFGLGEAALRERDAVPDFAKLHFAGLLSGPTRPAAGLQLILARFFNLPVRIEQWVGHWMELPRDTLSRLGARDGSASLGISTLLGGRVWDCQHKFRIVIGPLTLADYERFLPGGDSLRRLTDWVRNYARDGLDWDVNLWLRQEDVPRLALGRRARLGYTSWLLSGAAAQDQRQLRLHPASLSGRPTEPARSDARASGPASQHSPKD, from the coding sequence ATGCCGAACGCTCTGACCCTGCTGCGCGAGCTTGAAGCGCACGCCTACCGCTTCGATTTCTTCCAGGCCCTGAGGCTCATCGAGAACGCTCACAGGGACAAGCCGCGGATCGGCGAATCGCTGCGCCCGCGCGACGACGCGGTGCGCTTTTCGCAGGAGCCCGAGCTGATCTTTCACCCGACCACGCTCGGGGCGTTCTGGCCGTCTCACGACGGACACGCGGCCCGGCTGGCGGTGAATTTTTTCGGCCTCATGGGGCCGCACGGCCCGATGCCCGTGCATCTGACCGAATACGTGCGCGACCGCGCGCGCAATGCCAACGATCCCACCTTCGCGCGCTTTCTCGATATCTTCCATCACCGGATGGTGTCGCTGTTCTATCGCGCCTGGGCCAATGCGCAGCCGACCGTGAGTCTCGACCGGCCGGAGCGCGACCGTTTTTCCGTCTATGTTGGCAGCACGTTTGGCCTCGGTGAAGCGGCGCTGCGCGAGCGCGATGCGGTGCCCGACTTCGCGAAGCTGCATTTCGCGGGCCTGCTGTCCGGTCCGACTCGTCCCGCCGCAGGACTGCAACTGATCCTTGCGCGTTTTTTCAACCTGCCCGTGCGGATCGAACAATGGGTCGGCCACTGGATGGAACTGCCCCGCGACACGCTATCGCGCCTGGGCGCTCGGGACGGCTCGGCGTCGCTCGGCATCTCGACGCTGCTCGGCGGGCGCGTGTGGGATTGTCAGCACAAGTTCCGCATCGTCATCGGGCCATTGACGCTCGCAGACTACGAACGCTTCCTGCCCGGCGGCGACAGCCTGCGGCGTCTCACCGACTGGGTGCGCAACTACGCGCGCGACGGCCTCGATTGGGACGTGAACCTGTGGCTCAGGCAGGAGGACGTGCCACGCCTCGCGCTGGGACGCCGCGCCCGGCTAGGCTACACGAGCTGGCTGCTGAGCGGCGCGGCCGCGCAGGACCAGCGTCAGTTGCGGTTGCATCCCGCTTCATTGTCCGGACGGCCCACCGAGCCCGCGCGTAGCGACGCACGGGCGAGCGGGCCGGCATCCCAACACTCACCGAAGGACTAG
- the tssH gene encoding type VI secretion system ATPase TssH, producing MAEIKRAALFGKLNKLAYRAIESANVFCKLRGNPYIELVHWFHQILQLQDSDLHRIVKHFGIEPSALARDLTDALDRLPRGAGSVVDISSQVEEAVERGWVFGSLLFGEYQVRTGHLVVGLLKTPSLRNGLYGISRQFERVKLDPLVDEFDSLLGGSPEAGMTASDGSQAAGAAQPGDTGGAVPPAAMGKQEALRRFTTDLTEQARNGKLDPIVGRDEEIRQVVDILMRRRQNNPILTGEAGVGKTAVVEGFAQRIVAGDVPPTLHDVQLRTLDVGLLQAGASMKGEFENRLRQVIEEVQASEKPIILFIDEAHTLVGAGGAAGTGDAANLLKPALARGTLRTVAATTWAEYKKHIEKDPALTRRFQVVQVPEPDETKAVLMMRGITSTMEKHHKVQVLDEALEAAVRLSHRYIPARQLPDKAVSLLDTACARVAVSQHATPPSVDDSRKRIAALETELEIIGRETAVGIDTGERLAAATERVTAERARLSELEARWEAEKELVKRILELRAQLRNETGKVEGAAEATPIAPADDGTREARLAELRELQAKLAAHQGDDPLILPTVDQQAVASVVQDWTGIPVGRMVRNEIENVLKLAENLNKRIIGQGHATEMIARRIQTSRAGLDNPNKPIGVFMLAGTSGVGKTETALALAEVLYGGEQNVITINMSEYQEAHTVSSLKGAPPGYVGYGEGGVLTEAVRRRPYSVVLLDEVEKAHPDVHEIFFQVFDKGWMEDGEGRVIDFKNTLILLTTNAGTDLITNLCKDPELMPEPEGIAKALREPLLKVFPPALLGRVVVIPYYPLSDEMLGAIIRLQLGRIEKRVRATHKIPFAYDDDVVKLIASRCTELESGGRMIDAILTNTLLPHISNEFLTRMMNGATVSRVQIGARDGEFVYTFD from the coding sequence ATGGCCGAAATCAAGCGTGCAGCGTTGTTCGGCAAGCTGAACAAGCTGGCCTATCGCGCGATAGAAAGCGCAAACGTGTTCTGCAAGTTGCGCGGCAATCCGTATATCGAGCTCGTGCACTGGTTCCACCAGATTCTGCAGTTGCAGGACTCGGATCTGCATCGGATCGTCAAGCACTTCGGCATCGAGCCTTCGGCGCTCGCGCGCGATCTGACCGACGCACTCGACCGGCTGCCGCGTGGGGCAGGGTCGGTGGTCGATATTTCGTCGCAGGTGGAGGAAGCCGTCGAACGCGGCTGGGTGTTCGGCTCGCTGCTGTTCGGCGAGTATCAGGTGCGCACGGGTCACCTGGTGGTCGGGCTGCTGAAGACGCCGTCGCTGCGCAACGGGCTGTACGGCATCTCGCGCCAGTTCGAGCGGGTCAAGCTCGATCCCCTCGTCGACGAATTCGACAGTCTGCTCGGTGGCTCGCCCGAAGCGGGGATGACCGCGAGCGACGGTTCTCAGGCCGCCGGCGCAGCCCAGCCCGGCGACACCGGCGGCGCAGTGCCGCCCGCCGCGATGGGCAAGCAGGAAGCACTGCGGCGCTTCACCACCGATCTGACCGAGCAGGCGCGCAACGGCAAGCTCGATCCCATCGTCGGTCGCGACGAAGAGATTCGCCAGGTGGTCGACATTCTGATGCGGCGCCGTCAGAACAACCCGATCCTGACGGGCGAAGCCGGGGTCGGCAAGACGGCCGTGGTCGAGGGCTTCGCGCAGCGCATCGTCGCGGGCGACGTGCCGCCTACGCTGCACGACGTGCAGTTGCGCACGCTCGACGTGGGCCTGCTGCAGGCGGGCGCGAGCATGAAGGGCGAGTTCGAGAACCGGCTGCGTCAGGTGATCGAGGAAGTGCAGGCTTCCGAAAAACCGATCATCCTGTTCATCGACGAAGCGCACACGCTGGTCGGCGCGGGCGGCGCGGCGGGCACGGGCGACGCGGCGAACCTGCTGAAGCCGGCGCTCGCGCGCGGCACGCTGCGCACCGTCGCGGCGACAACGTGGGCCGAATACAAGAAGCACATCGAAAAAGACCCGGCACTCACGCGGCGCTTTCAGGTCGTGCAGGTGCCGGAGCCGGACGAGACAAAGGCCGTCCTGATGATGCGCGGCATCACGTCGACGATGGAAAAGCATCACAAGGTGCAGGTGCTCGACGAGGCGCTTGAAGCGGCCGTGCGGCTGTCGCACCGCTACATCCCCGCGCGCCAGTTGCCGGACAAGGCGGTGAGCCTGCTCGACACCGCTTGCGCGCGTGTCGCGGTGAGCCAGCATGCGACGCCGCCTTCCGTCGACGATTCGAGAAAGCGCATCGCCGCGCTCGAAACAGAGCTGGAAATCATCGGACGCGAGACCGCGGTCGGCATCGATACGGGCGAACGGCTTGCGGCGGCGACCGAGCGCGTGACGGCCGAACGCGCGCGTCTGAGCGAACTCGAAGCGCGCTGGGAGGCGGAGAAGGAACTGGTCAAGCGCATCCTCGAACTGCGCGCGCAGTTGCGCAACGAAACCGGCAAGGTCGAAGGCGCAGCCGAAGCAACCCCCATTGCGCCCGCTGATGACGGCACACGCGAAGCGCGCCTTGCCGAACTGCGCGAATTGCAGGCGAAGCTCGCGGCGCACCAGGGCGACGATCCGCTGATCCTGCCAACCGTCGACCAGCAGGCGGTCGCCTCGGTGGTACAGGACTGGACGGGGATTCCCGTGGGCCGGATGGTCCGCAATGAGATCGAGAACGTGCTGAAGCTCGCCGAGAACCTGAACAAGCGGATCATTGGCCAGGGCCACGCGACCGAGATGATCGCCCGGCGTATCCAGACTTCGCGCGCCGGTCTCGACAATCCGAACAAGCCGATCGGCGTGTTCATGCTCGCGGGCACGTCCGGTGTCGGCAAGACGGAAACCGCGCTGGCGCTCGCCGAAGTGCTGTACGGCGGCGAGCAGAACGTCATCACGATCAACATGAGCGAGTATCAGGAAGCGCATACGGTGTCGTCGCTCAAGGGCGCGCCGCCGGGCTACGTCGGCTATGGCGAAGGCGGTGTGCTGACGGAGGCGGTGCGGCGCCGTCCGTATAGCGTCGTGCTGCTCGACGAAGTGGAAAAGGCGCATCCCGATGTGCACGAGATCTTCTTCCAGGTGTTCGACAAGGGCTGGATGGAAGACGGCGAAGGGCGCGTGATCGACTTCAAGAACACGCTGATCCTGCTCACGACCAACGCCGGCACCGATCTGATCACGAACCTGTGCAAAGACCCCGAACTGATGCCCGAGCCAGAGGGCATCGCGAAGGCGCTGCGCGAGCCGCTGCTGAAGGTGTTCCCGCCTGCGCTGCTCGGGCGCGTGGTCGTGATTCCGTACTACCCATTGTCGGATGAGATGCTCGGCGCGATCATCCGTTTGCAGCTCGGGCGAATCGAAAAGCGCGTGCGTGCGACGCACAAGATTCCGTTCGCGTATGACGACGACGTCGTGAAGCTGATCGCGAGCCGCTGCACTGAACTGGAAAGCGGCGGCCGGATGATCGACGCGATCCTGACGAACACGCTGCTGCCACATATCAGCAACGAGTTCCTGACGCGGATGATGAACGGCGCGACCGTGTCGAGGGTGCAGATCGGCGCGCGCGACGGCGAGTTCGTCTACACGTTCGATTGA